One Xenopus tropicalis strain Nigerian chromosome 8, UCB_Xtro_10.0, whole genome shotgun sequence genomic window carries:
- the supt20hl1 gene encoding solute carrier family 27 member 3, whose product MWLWPLTLLLGALLLLGSRWQWLWIQVQDLRFSVRAALLKRRVRSWIGCGALSLPLLFQVRVRTHPEQIFLRYRDQTITYRQLRDRSLRVAGALAGLAPGDTVALLLGNEPRFLAAWFGLAQLGVVSAFLNTNVRKGALRHCLGASGSRGLITSPELFEAVEEILPELREMGVKVWVMGGGDFPEDVINLQQLMDETSGEAPPQAPIAPMDTAIYIFTSGTTGLPKAARISNLKTLTCCVFYHLCEAGSDDIIYMSLPLYHMSGALLGIGGCIGIGASLVLKEKFSASQFWGDCRKHNVTVFQYIGELCRYLTNQPPSENETRHRVRLAAGSGLRPDVWRDFSRRFGNIRIFETYGMTEFNISFFNYTGTPGAVGRGSFLYKSFCPFELIRFDTETGEAVRDGAGRCLRVATGEPGLLISPITPTSPFLGYVGSRELSERKLLRGVFKSGDCFFNTGDLMVQDRLGFVYFRDRTGDTFRWKGENVATTEVSEILTGLELFQEVNVYGVTVPGHEGRAGMAAVTLRPGTDLDLGRIYSYVMEFLPSYARPRFLRIMDSMEATGTFKPQKTKLVQEGFSPSLVADPLYLLDETSRSYRLLSHDLYSRIVSSEFRL is encoded by the exons ATGTGGCTGTGGCCCCTGACCCTGCTCCTGGGGGCCCTCCTGCTGTTGGGGTCCCGCTGGCAGTGGCTGTGGATCCAGGTGCAAGACTTGCGCTTCTCGGTTCGGGCGGCGCTGCTGAAGCGCAGGGTGCGGAGCTGGATTGGGTGCGGAGCGCTGTCTCTCCCGCTGCTCTTCCAGGTCCGAGTTCGGACCCACCCGGAACAGATCTTCCTGCGGTACCGGGACCAGACTATCACCTACCGGCAGCTGAGGGATCGCAGTCTGAGAGTGGCCGGGGCCCTAGCGGGATTGGCCCCTGGGGACACTGTGGCCCTTCTCCTGGGGAATGAGCCCCGGTTCCTAGCAGCCTGGTTCGGATTGGCCCAACTCGGAGTGGTATCCGCCTTCCTGAACACCAACGTACGGAAAGGGGCCCTTAGGCACTGCCTTGGGGCCAGCGGCTCCCGGGGACTCATCACTAGCccag AGCTGTTTGAGGCCGTTGAGGAGATCCTGCCCGAGCTGAGGGAGATGGGAGTGAAGGTTTGGGTGATGGGGGGCGGAGACTTCCCAGAGGACGTCATTAACCTGCAGCAGCTCATGGATGAGACCAGTGGGGAAGCCCCGCCCCAGGCGCCCATCGCACCAATGGACACGGCCATCTATATCTTCACTTCAGGGACCACAG ggttgcCCAAAGCGGCTCGGATCAGTAACCTGAAGACCCTCACGTGCTGTGTGTTCTACCACCTGTGTGAGGCGGGATCTGATGACATCATCTACATGTCCCTCCCCCTGTACCACATGTCGGGGGCGCTGCTGGGCATTGGGGGCTGCATTGGTATCG GAGCATCGCTGGTCTTGAAGGAGAAATTCTCTGCCAGTCAGTTCTGGGGCGACTGCCGGAAGCACAACGTCACCGTGTTCCAGTATATTGGGGAGCTGTGCCGCTACCTGACCAACCAGCCCCcg TCAGAGAATGAGACCCGGCACAGAGTGCGCCTGGCGGCAGGGAGTGGGCTGCGCCCGGACGTTTGGCGAGATTTCAGTCGCCGCTTTGGGAACATCCGAATCTTCGAGACGTACGGGATGACTGAGTTCAACATCAGTTTCTTCAACTACACGGGCACCCCGGGGGCAGTGGGCAGGGGCTCCTTCCTATACAAG TCATTTTGCCCCTTTGAGCTGATCCGGTTTGATACAGAGACGGGCGAGGCCGTGAGAGACGGCGCGGGAAGGTGCCTACGAGTGGCCACAG GGGAGCCCGGCCTCCTCATCTCACCCATCACCCCAACCTCTCCCTTTCTGGGGTATGTGGGTAGCCGGGAGTTGTCCGAGAGGAAACTTCTCCGAGGGGTGTTCAAGTCTGGGGACTGTTTCTTCAACACTGGGGACCTGATGGTTCAGGACAGACTGGGATTCGTCTACTTCCGGGACAGAACCGGCGACACATTCAG GTGGAAGGGGGAGAATGTGGCAACCACAGAGGTTTCTGAGATCCTGACTGGCCTGGAGCTCTTCCAAGAAGTAAATGTCTACGGCGTCACGGTGCCAG GGCACGAGGGTCGGGCTGGAATGGCCGCTGTTACCCTACGTCCTGGCACCGACCTGGATCTGGGCAGAATCTATAGTTACGTAATGGAGTTTCTGCCCTCGTATGCCCGGCCCCGCTTCCTGCGCATCATG